One Candidatus Dadabacteria bacterium genomic region harbors:
- the nrdR gene encoding transcriptional regulator NrdR yields MKCPFCKSDDTRVVDSREGKDGFSVRRRRECNDCQERFTTYERIHHAEVMVVKKDGRREEFDRNKIIAGMRKACEKRPVSTEVIEDFVSGLEKELLERGEREISSEEIGKKLIDKLYDIDQVAYVRFASVYRSFKDVNEFLDEVTGLLKEKK; encoded by the coding sequence ATGAAGTGCCCTTTCTGCAAATCTGATGACACCAGAGTAGTTGATTCAAGAGAAGGAAAAGACGGTTTTTCCGTCAGAAGACGCAGGGAGTGCAACGACTGCCAGGAGAGATTCACCACATACGAAAGAATCCACCACGCCGAGGTGATGGTGGTGAAAAAGGACGGTCGCAGGGAAGAGTTTGACCGCAACAAGATAATAGCCGGGATGCGCAAGGCGTGCGAGAAAAGGCCGGTAAGCACTGAGGTCATAGAGGATTTTGTCTCCGGTCTCGAAAAGGAGCTTCTCGAGAGGGGAGAGCGGGAGATATCAAGCGAGGAAATAGGGAAAAAGCTGATAGACAAGCTTTATGATATCGATCAGGTCGCGTACGTAAGGTTCGCTTCGGTCTACAGGTCGTTTAAGGACGTAAACGAGTTTCTCGACGAGGTAACGGGTCTCCTTAAGGAGAAGAAATAG
- a CDS encoding serine hydroxymethyltransferase has product MSHLKTVDERIAEVIRMETQRQEWKLEMIASENYVSDAVMEAMGSVLTNKYAEGLPGRRYYGGCEFVDMAEDLARERALELFDADAVNVQPHSGAQANMAVFFAALKPGETVLGMRLDHGGHLTHGHPVNFSGRLYNVVAYGVSKETGTIDYNEVRKLALEHSPGLIIAGWSAYPRDVDYAKFRSIADECGALLLADIAHPAGLVVAGLHSDPVPHCDFVTTTTHKTLRGPRGGMVMMKEKHAKTVNSRVFPGTQGGPLMHVIAAKAVAFKEALTPEFLEYQRQIVKNAQRLGENLLNAGLKLVSGGTDNHLVLVDLTETEFTGQVVEQTLEKAGITVNKNTIPFDPRPPMVTSGVRIGTPAITTRGMKEPEIDAISGFIMEAFNNHENEKVLGRIKEDVKELCLRFPVYGHRLGG; this is encoded by the coding sequence ATGAGTCATCTAAAGACGGTTGATGAGCGGATAGCGGAAGTTATCCGCATGGAAACACAGCGCCAGGAATGGAAACTCGAGATGATAGCGTCTGAGAACTACGTTAGCGACGCCGTCATGGAGGCCATGGGCTCTGTTCTTACTAACAAATATGCCGAAGGTCTCCCAGGAAGGCGTTATTACGGAGGTTGTGAATTCGTTGACATGGCCGAGGACCTGGCGCGAGAGAGGGCCCTTGAGCTTTTCGATGCTGACGCCGTTAATGTGCAACCGCACTCGGGAGCCCAGGCGAACATGGCCGTGTTCTTCGCCGCGCTTAAGCCTGGAGAGACTGTCTTGGGCATGAGGCTTGACCACGGAGGACATCTTACCCACGGACACCCCGTTAATTTTTCGGGACGGCTCTACAACGTTGTTGCCTACGGGGTTTCAAAGGAAACGGGGACAATCGATTACAATGAGGTGAGGAAGCTTGCCCTGGAACACTCCCCGGGACTCATAATCGCCGGCTGGAGCGCTTACCCGAGGGATGTGGACTACGCGAAATTCAGAAGCATAGCGGATGAGTGCGGGGCGCTTTTGCTGGCGGACATAGCGCATCCGGCGGGACTTGTGGTCGCCGGACTTCACTCGGATCCCGTGCCCCACTGCGATTTCGTGACGACTACCACCCATAAAACCCTTCGGGGACCGCGAGGCGGCATGGTAATGATGAAGGAAAAACACGCAAAGACCGTGAACAGCAGGGTTTTTCCCGGAACCCAGGGCGGTCCGCTTATGCACGTCATAGCGGCCAAGGCCGTTGCGTTCAAGGAGGCTCTTACGCCCGAGTTCTTAGAGTACCAGCGCCAGATAGTGAAAAACGCACAACGTCTCGGGGAAAATCTCCTAAACGCGGGTCTTAAGCTCGTCTCGGGCGGAACCGATAACCACCTGGTGCTGGTTGATCTCACTGAGACGGAGTTTACCGGGCAGGTTGTTGAACAGACGCTTGAGAAGGCGGGCATAACGGTCAATAAAAACACTATTCCCTTCGATCCCCGTCCTCCCATGGTCACAAGCGGCGTAAGGATCGGAACTCCCGCGATTACCACAAGAGGGATGAAGGAACCGGAAATCGACGCGATATCGGGCTTCATAATGGAAGCTTTTAACAATCATGAGAATGAAAAGGTTCTCGGCAGAATAAAGGAAGACGTGAAGGAACTGTGCCTGCGTTTTCCCGTTTACGGTCACAGACTCGGCGGATAA